In Daphnia magna isolate NIES linkage group LG7, ASM2063170v1.1, whole genome shotgun sequence, a single genomic region encodes these proteins:
- the LOC116927216 gene encoding uncharacterized protein LOC116927216 gives MELIHRNMQPKSAGSNMMSYKLLTCIVAAILLPPLVDSVKIVPLKKNLKTFNDWTCNKPQPRVVHIDNLDEYIAPNAIYLPSALVIHRCDQSTGCCRTPGQVCKSVESEEEDIQFAIRANFIDNSGRADPSATKANNRNKTKKEKKLMVTLRNHTRCDCVGKVDLRV, from the exons ATGGAACTGATTCACAGAAATATGCAACCAAAAAGTGCTGGTTCGAACATGATGAGTTACAAGCTCTTGACGTGCATTGTGGCGGCCATCTTGTTGCCACCGTTAGTGGATTCTGTGAAAATCGTGCCTTTGAAAAAGAACTTGAAGACCTTCAACGACTGGACGTGCAACAAACCTCAGCCTCGAGTCGTTCACATCG ACAATTTGGATGAATACATCGCGCCGAATGCGATTTATTTGCCTTCGGCGTTGGTGATTCATCGCTGCGATCAATCGACGGGATGTTGCCGCACGCCCGGCCAGGTATGCAAATCAGTCGAGTCGGAGGAAGAGGATATCCAGTTCGCTATCCGAGCCAATTTCATCGATAATTCCGGAAGGGCCGATCCGTCGGCGACGAAGGCCAACAATCGAAACAAaacgaagaaggaaaagaagctGATGGTGACGTTGAGGAATCACACGCGTTGCGATTGCGTCGGAAAAGTCGATTTAAGAGTTTGA
- the LOC116927203 gene encoding uncharacterized protein LOC116927203, whose product MNSKKTSVFFPGWTKFFVAVFLITNSLVTVQSKTIVPFKKNIDQVLKEWNCNKPQSRLVYLEDEYSDYNPAAIYLPHAAVVQRCDKSIGCCKTGHRCSPAEEEEVTFIAEEFLRGKKMKKEVVLTNHLRCECQSISQERK is encoded by the exons atgaattcaaagAAGACTTCCGTGTTCTTTCCTGGCTGGACGAAATTCTTTGTGGCCGTGTTCTTAATTACCAACAGTTTAGTGACCGTCCAATCGAAGACGATAGTGCCGTTCAAGAAGAATATCGACCAGGTGTTGAAAGAGTGGAATTGCAACAAACCTCAATCACGATTGGTTTATTTAG AAGATGAATATTCCGATTATAATCCAGCGGCCATTTACCTGCCTCACGCAGCTGTTGTCCAGCGTTGTGACAAATCCATCGGATGCTGCAAGACGGGCCATCGTTGCTCACCGGCCGAGGAGGAGGAGGTGACCTTCATCGCCGAAGAGTTTCTACGTggcaaaaaaatgaagaaggaaGTCGTCCTGACCAATCATTTACGTTGCGAGTGTCAGAGCATCTCCCAAGAACGCAAATAA